TTCACTTTTGTCTAATTAATGTTTAGACCCTTGGCTGTGGCTTTCTTCTTTGGAACTATGATAGTTTAATTCTGTAGAAGACACCATTCCCATCCTCAGCAGGCAGAGAAGCAAAGAGgtgactcctttctctttctgtcttccctgcAGTGTGATGCAGTGAGTGTCCTGGAGAAGGAGCATGATTACAGGGACGAGCACTTTGACTTCATCCAGTCACACCTACGGAGGTTCTGCCTCCAGTGTATCCTTGGAGCGCTGTGTCAGGGCACAGGAGCACAGGCTCCCTTCTGTGCTAATTCAGGCTTCCCTCTAGATTGGTATCTTCAAAAAGATAAAGAACTTCCTGAATCTAGAATGGTCTTCTGCCGGGGAAAAATTGTATACatctttttattagttttgtattttactgtATTGGAATTTGAGACTTACTGATTTGTGtctgcctttcatttatttttatttttaatgctgtaCATTTGATAGGCTTTCATATTAAGAAGAAAGCTGATATGGATAGTCTTACTACCAAAACTACTTTCATCATATCTTGGAAATCTTTTTAAACTTTGCTTTTTTGCAAAAAGGTTAATTACCCAACACGATATTGTTATAGATGCTACAAAGAgtttcccatatgttcatgttGTGTGGTGTCCATGAGAGATACTGCGTCAGCAGTCTTTTGAGTTATACTTCTGTGAAAATACAGTAGCAAGTGGTGCTACATCCCCATACCACTTCCTCTGGGCCTTTTATCTTGTCCAGCTCAGTGGAGGGTGCTGATACATGTAGGTACCCATCTCTTACAGAAGATGTGCTTAATAATAAACTGGATCACGTGTGAACATCTGTGTCTAGGAAAGAATCTGCACCCTGGATATGCTGAGGGTGTTTTCCTGGGCTAATCTCAGAGCCATTAACTTGACTGCTTATGAACCAACCTGACGGGTCAAAAGACAACAGTCTGCATGTTAAAAAATGAACCACATGGCCTGCCACCATTGACATCCTTTATGCTTTTGACATAGTTCATCTGTCATTATTACcgttttagttttaaaagttttaacaCTTTCTGTTGATCATGTATTGATCAAAAACTAATTAGCCTGTGAGTAGTACTTTGAGGATTATGGTTGGCtatgtttgcttttgtctctTGCAGTGAATTGGTTTTCCTTAAGCAGATTGATTAGATGGAGCAGCCTTGATTTACACATCAGTGAAGGAGGAGAAAAACCTCGACTTGTTGTATAAGTACATTGTTCATAAAACGTATGGCTTCCACTTTATCACACCTGCCTTAGTTGTGGAAAAGGATGCAGTTTTTATGTGAGTTCCTTATAGGTGATTTCAAATGCTTCTTTTCATAGtacatttgctcttttctttttatccttccaTGTAAGGTGCCTTCTGTCTCTTTCGTACACCGCCAGCTTTCTGCTGCCTTGGGGCAAAGTGCTTGGCCTGGACCTCACAGGGGATAGATATACCCAGATCCTTTCTAGACTGTTTGCCATTCTGCTTCAGTCTAAGGGAAGTAGGTGGGGTGAGGTCATGGGTGCTGCCTTTCATCATTGAGAGCAAGGTACCAAAACTTAAGCCAGACTTTTTTGCCACTTATTGTCAACTCCGGTAGAATACTGGCTGGAGGAAGGAGTTGAAGTATAGGGAATTGGGCTTTGGGGACCCTGATGCCTTCTGTTGAAGCATGTGATCTCTCTGCCCATTGGCAGAGATGATTGCAGGCACCCTTGTTGGTGTACCCGTCAGCATGGGCTTTGGCTATACTGAATGCGTGTTGTATTTTTGGTACTTTGGAGCCACGGGGGCTGCTGTCCTGGGCAGAGACTTAGATACCTGTCTGCTCCagtttgtgtttttctgtcaCTGGAAAATGATGAGTGTTTTGGAtgtgtgaatgaatgatgaaGCTGTGTGGCCTCGGAGAGGACTTGTGCTAGTAGATCAGTGTTTGTAGGCTTCGATATCCTCTTGACTTCAGAATTACAGTTCATTCAGCAATTGCCGAGTACTTCCTAGGTGTCTGGGTTCTGTGCTAAGGACACAGAAGTGAACAAGATATGGTCCCTGCACACAGCActggagggcaggggtggagcagTAATGGAGTGGTAGTGGAGGCAGtgtggcagggagggcagaggggtgaTGCTGGaaggctgagtgtgtgtgtgtgctaggCAGGCTAGAAGGAATGGAGGGGTAGGAGGAACAGCCTCTCAGAAGGCTGAAGATGGTGATAGCCAAGAGCTCTTGGCACTGAATAGGTTGCTTCCTGAACATTTAGGGAGAGCCTCATTTGGGCTCCTCACAGATGGCAGAGCTAGAGCCTTGGGTGGCTTTTAGAGGATTGTTGTCCAGAGCAATCACACAGGCATCAAAGACACAAGCTCAGTGAATGATACGTGAGTGCCCAAATTACTTGTGATCCTGAGGAACAGGACGCCCCAGGAAGACAGGTTGAGGATCAGGGCTGGTCTGGAGAGGAGAAGCATCTCACACCTTCCGAAGGTTGCTTGGGTTGTGGCTGTATCTTGATCATACCCTGTCCCTTTGAATCTTTGATCCTTTGGTAGTTTGCCTGTTTGGGAACTGGTGAAGTCAGCAAAACCATTTGGGTGGAGCACCCTGGGTAAGAGCGCCCTCTTGGTTGTGGAGCAGTGAAGTAGGACTTAGGTGGAGAAAGGGAGACCTGTGAGAATCTGGGAACAGTAGGCTACCGTGGCTTAACTTAATGGAACGTGGATGCCATCCTGCTTAGTGATCTCAAGCAGGGCAGCACCTATGTAGGAGCCTCAAGGACTCCTTGTGTCCCTCTGGTTTGCAGCCCAGGAGAGTGCAGATCCTGCTGCCCTGCTTTGTTCCACGGTACATCTTCCCACACCAGTAAAATTAATGAACTAGTCCACAAGAAAACTGTTTTCAGAAGACTTCTGAGTTCTTCTACACCAAAGCCCAAGAGAAACGGTCTCATCCGGAGCTGTGTCTGTGCTGCTCTCTATGTCCTCCGCTCTGTGGGAACAAGGCCCCATTGTGTCCTTGCTCTTCTGGGTGGAGTTGTGTGAAAACTCTGAACACTTCCTGTGGGTCAGCATGTGGAGTCAGTAAGATCTGACTCTGGCTCCTAGGTTTTGGGCCCCATGAGCTCAGTACAGGACAGAACCTGCCATGTCGATCTGATTGGTTATGCCGGCAGTAAATTTTGGCTTTCCTGCCACAAGCTACAAGCCAGCCCCAGCAGCTACAGGCCAGATTTTGTGGGAATGGGTCTCACCTAGGAGTCCTCGCTAACCCGGAATGTTACCTAACATGTGCTATAAGGCAGTCCCAGGAAAAGCAAATCAATCCCTGTCTCTTTGCTTTTAGACCTGCAGGCTGGGACAACGAAAAGAAAATAGCtattttacatgaaaatttcACAACTGTGAAGCCAGAAGATGCATATGAAGATTTTATTGTGAAACCTCCTGTGAGAAAGGTACCCAGATCAGTCACTTTGAGTTGTAGgcgtttttctgtgttttttgttgttgttttttttttttttttttttatgggaaaagaaacatttaaagagatATGTCTTACACATTGAAccattttggggggaagaaaaatgtAATCCAAGAGcctcttaaaaaaagtttaggtGAAGCCTGGTGTGAATGTAAATGGCTCCAGGTGGTGGGATGTGAGTGCTGGAGGGCCCACAAGGCCACAAGGAGTTGGGTTGAAGTTTCCTACTAAGTCCTGACAATGCCACCGCTACCTCGGGATTACTGTTAGGAGATCCCTGTGCTCCCCTGATCTTCAGGCCCTGATCTGAGAGGGGTTGTTGAGAACCTGCCACTTAAAAATGTCAGTTGgaacggtccgtgagttcgagccccgcgtcaggctctgggctgatggctcagagcctggagcctgtttccgattctgtgtctccctctctctgcccctcccccattcgtgctctgtctctctctgtcccaaaaataaataaacattgaaaaaaaaattaaaaaaaaaaaatgtcagttggCCACATGGCATGGCTGGTCTTGGAATAGAGTTGGTGCCAGGCTAAAAAAACATAATTGCGCTGTTGCTGCAGGGATTCTCCCTGGACCCGTGTTGAGACCTGAGCCCAAGATTCTTCTTTCAGTGAGAATTTTGACAGTAGTTCGGGTGTTCTTGGCCTGTGACCACAAATGAGTATGTCACTTCACTTCACAGCTGGTCCATGACAAAGAGTTGGCAGCCGAGGATGAGCAGGTGTTCCTAATGAAGCAACAGGTAAGAAAAACCAGTGAGGCCAGAGCAGAGGCCTTCTCTTGCATGAAATGCCAGTCCCCTGGGATGAGGTGGAGGGCATCACAAAGAGCTTGCAGCGTTAAAGGGATTGCTACCAGGTCTCCTTGTTCCCTCCCATTTCTGGCATTGGTACAGAGTAGGAGTTAGACCAGCTGCCTCAGGTGATCCCCTGTCTGCTTGCAGATTCTCAACAATGATAGGCTTGGTATCATTTTAAGTAccctttctttctggaaattaGGTTTTTTGGCATAATACTTCCTGTGTTGACAGTTTACCAAGTGCCCTGACTTCACTTCCATTATTTCACATAGCCCCACACAGCCCTGTGCATGAAGGCAGGTGAGCTGATGTAcccattttgtaggtgaggaGAGTAACTTCCACAAGCTGACAGTTCAGAATGCAAACCCAGTCTCTCCTTCCTGTTTTACTAGGACTATTGTTAGACATGCCACTTAGACCTGTCATAGGTCTTCCTGATGGTCCAGGCAGCTCTGCGGAGGGTGTTGATGGGGTTTTTTTGCCAGCTGGTCCTCCTTTCTGTGATCTCCTTGCTTCCAAAACTGGttacttgaattatttttttcaccatgTAGCAAATTTCTGAATTTAAACATTTTGCATGTATAATATAAAACGTGACTTGGTTGTTATTAATGGCGCCCTCTAGTGGAGTACTGGGAAGTGTTTCTCCAGACTTTCCGTCCACTCTGCAGGCCTCTATTAATGGCCAGTGTGTCCCTCTCTTTGCAGTCACTCCTTGCCAAGCAGCCAGCCACGCCCACGAGAGCTTCTGTGAGTACCTTAAACTAAATGGGGTCAAGGCTCAGTGTTGTAGGTGTCTTCACACTTTATGCCATCATTTGTAAGAACTTACATTTGTGTGggtttttgtattttcaaagggAATTTGGTTTCCCTAAAAGCCCAGGGCCAGGAACATAGTAGGAGACTCAGGAAAGGAATACAGCTCTGGGAAATAGAGTGTGCAGGTTTCATTATCTTGATGTCTCTTCTCTAAGGAGAAACTAAGGTCTAGAAAGAGACTGAGCTGGGGGCAAACTCCCAGTCCTACCTCCCTTCTCCTTACGCTGTGAAAAATATCCTGCAGAGCATGTCTTCGTTTTGGGGATGTgtatttcctgttatttttatgCCTGTATGTAACTTGAGCTGGTTTTGGACTTAGGAATCCCCTGCGAGAGGACCCTCTGGCTCTCCAAGAACTCAGGGCCGGGGAGGGCCAGCAAGTGTGCCTAGTGCCTCCCCAGGCACATCAGTAAAGAAGCCGGACCCAAACATCAAAAGTATGTATCCTGCCTCTGTGGAGAGTGTTTAGTCTTGGGCCTGAGCTCTGAAGGGGCTATGTGGCTGGGTTTGGAACGTGGAGGCCCGTGGCAACTGGGCTGTTCTCTTCCCCAAGAAGGGGCTGCTTTCCACTTTCCTTCGCTCAAAGGGAAGGGGCTCGTGGTTGGCAGACACTAAGGCTGGTTCCTTTGTTGGAATCAATGGCCCTTACACTTGGTTCTGTATCAGGCCATGCAGGTTCTTTCAAAGAGGAATACAACATAATCACTttataatgtgtattttgaggggtgtctgggtgactcagtctgttgaatgtctaactcttgattttggctcaggtcataatctcacagttcatgggatcaagctccacactgtcagtatgggattctctctctttctcttcccctgacacttgcatgctcgctcgctctctcaaactaaataaacattaaaaataaataagggggcgtctgagtagctcagtcaattgaacgtctgacttcggctcaggtcatgcatgatcttgcagtttcagagctcgagacccacattgggctctctgctgtcagcacggagcccgcttctgatcctctgttcccctgtctccctgcccctcctccgctcactgtgtgtctctcttaaataaacttttaaaataaataagggcgcttgggtggctcagttggttaagcatctgactttgagtcaggtcgtgatctcaccgtttgggagtttgagccccgcttcaggtgagcatgagcccccactttgggtgagccccacttctctctctctctctctctctctctctctctctctcaaaacaagataaaaataaatcttttttttttttttaatgtttattattgagagagagagagagagagagagagagacagagcatgagcatgggaggggcagagacaggagaagacacagaatccgaagcaggctccaggctctgagctgtcagcacagagcctgacgcggggctcaaactcacagactgcaagattatgacctgagctgaagttggatgcttaactgactgagccacccaggtgccccaaaataaaaataagtcttaaGTAAATAagtagtaaatttttaaaaatgtgtaatttgaggggcccctggctggctggctcagctggttgagcatgcaacttttttttttttttttaatgtttatttatttttgagagagcgcacgagtaagggagggacagagagagagattgacacagaatccgaagccagctccaggctctgagctgtcagcacagagcctgatggagggcttaaacccacaaaccatgagatcgtgacctgagccgaagtcggatgcttaattgactgagccacccaggtgcccctagggcatgcgactcttgatcttggggttgtgagttcaagccccatattgggtgtggtgagtacttttaaaaataagtaaaataggggcacctgggtggcgcagtcggttaagcgtccgacttcagccaggtcacgatctcgcggtccgtgagttcgagccccgcgtcgggctctgggctggtggctcagagcctggagcctgtttccgattctgtgtctccctctctctctgcccctcccccgttcatgttctgtctctctctgtccccaaaataaataaacgttgaaaaaaaaaaaaatttaaaaataagtaaaataaaatacagtgtataTTTTGAGTCcttgattttgtttctcatttttaaataattatcataTATGAACTATGgcattttcttcccccttcactTCTCTTTTCAAGCTCAGTTACTTAGAAGTTTAAGTAGCCCTTATCTTAGTGACTTAGTAATATCTAAATGTGTTGGTTACAATAAAACTcgcaaaacaaaattttatttaattcttatgtGTACAGTAGCTATCTCCAACTCAGAATGAGACCTTTTCACATCAGCCTTGGAATGTTAAGGGCTTATAaaactttgggaaacactgcctCATGGACAGGGAGATGATGTGGAGCATGAGTTCTATTATGTCCCCAGATAGGTGGGAAATCTAAACAGATTTGCACTTACCATGTTAATAGGGAAGTAGCCTTGGCAGTGGCAATAATGAATGTGCTCAGTGTCCTGGGAAGATGATAGCCACAGATGGATAATTCCAAGCTGAAAACTAGTTTTGTGGTGGTGGTAATTGAGTCATCCTGGTGGTGTaaggctttttttcttaatgtttccttAGATAACGCAGCAAGTGAAGGTGTGTTGGCCAGCTTCTTCAATAGTCTGCTGAGTAAAAAGACAGGTTCTCCTGGAAGTCCTGGTGCTGGTGGTGTGCAGAGCGCAGCCAAGAAGTCAGGTACTAAAGGGCCCTTGGAAACCTATGATTCTTGTGGTTGAGCAgtgctggaggtgggggagtggACAGGAGCGTATGCCTTTCCCTGATGTGCACGTCCTCCGTGTTCCCAACAGCCAAGCAAGTAAGCACATCTCCACCTTGTACTGAGCAGTACACTTTACAGCATGCAGGTTTCTTTGGCACATTTAAAGGTGGGATTTGTATACATTGGGTTCTCAGGAACTGACTATTGGGTGAGTTGAGTTATATCCTAAACTGAATATGTGACCCTGGTATTGGAACTGTTTGTTGGAGGTCATGGTCTAGGGTGTGgcactgatattttatttattatatttaattttctgttatgtTTTATAAGGATATTTGTTCACTGTCCCCAGTCTTGCCATGAGCTGAGCCTGTCTCACTGGAGGGTCATCAATTCCTGCTCCATGAAGCTCCCCCCTTGTCACAGGCACACTCTCTGTGGCAACCCACACTCCTTTCGTGTGGGCCAGTAGAGCAAGTGTATGTCTTGAGGCCTCTGAAACAAAAGAGCCGAGTTCCTTGGGAATTACCCATTTTGCTGGGAAGCtccaggctttttttcttttcttttcttttctttttttttaaacgtttatttatttctgagagacagagtgtgagcaggggagggacagagagagaaggagacacagaatccgaagcaggctccaggctctaggctctgagctgtcagcacatagcccggcgtggggcttaaactcagggaccatgagatcatgacctgagccgaagtcagacactaactGGCTGAGCGCCCCACGCGCCCCACTAGGCCATTTTAAAAtgggtttgtttttaactttccttTGACTATACTATCCTATACAGTGTTTTCCCTAATTGGTGTTTTCAGATCAAAGGAGTCCCTCAGGAGATCACTCCATCCTCAGGTCAGCCGGTccttcaggggctcctgagtTCTTAGAGACTCCACCTGGTCTGGTGGCCTAGGCTGTGGGCTGGTATTTCTGATAGGAGAGAAGGGTCATTTCCAGGTCCCAGCtagcatttgaaaacaaaaaaatatgagcACTGACTTTGTGCAGGATTGAAACGTCTGACCTTAGTCTTATATTCTTATTGAAGCATGGTGTTTCCAGGGTACTCATATGAGTTAAAgtattgtaattaaaaacaaaacctaaacacCTGTTCTGTCTGAGGCACAGAAAGTAGTTTGCCTTATGCCAGAAACTCACACACCACCTCTAAGAAGGAGGTGATGACAGTGCATGGGGTCAGGGGTGGGTGGTGAGAGTGTTTTCAGAAAGGCCCTTATATTTGGCACAAAGGCTTGCCCAGGCAGGGGGCAGTTATGTAGTCAGAGGAACACGGACCTGTCATGTTTGGAAGGAAGGGTTGAATTAGGGTATCTCCTCGTCATCACTGCAATGAAAAAAAGGCTTGCTTTCATTCTTACTGAGGTTATTATCACCACAAGTGATTACAGAAATctgtatcattttaaatgttccttttaaaaaattcttttctgtttcccatcactgctgctttttctttctttcttttcttttttttttttaaggacaaaagACTGTGTTGACAAATGTTCAGGAAGAACTGGATAGAATGACTCGAAAACCAGACTCCATGGTAACAAACTCTTCAACAGAAAATGAAGCCTGATCCTCCTTAAAAAGTGCATATGTAAAATGACCAAATAACTATGTATATTGATCTGCTAAGACAAGGATTTTTCTGATATGGCACATGCTATCAGTTTTTTGGGGCAGGGgagatgaacttaaaaaatacttcattggcTTGTCCAAATATGAAATGCACATTTAGGAAAGTTACGTGTCAGACCCCTTTGTTAAGGATAACCCTTGGACTCTCAGGCATGTGGCTCTCTTGTGAGAAGCAAGCGCAGCAGGGCCTTTTGTGAAAGGGAGGGTAGATCGAGAGAAAGATGGCCCACTTTCTTTCAGGGTGGAGCATATGAGACCAGGAAATCAATGATCAGAGGGCGGTTAGTCTGACCAGTTGCGTGTTAGCAAATTCACTTGTTCTTGGGAAGCAGATTAAGTAGCAGCAAGTCCAGGAAAGAGAACGACGGAAAGGAGGAATTCGAGAAGTGACGGTGGGGAAGCTGAACGTTGGAGGAGATGAGGAAGGAGGAGACGAGCGGTGTTAGTAAATACCGTGTGTTCGGTAGAAAGTCGAATaatcatttttaagatttaaaagtaTTTCCAAACTAAATACTGAGAAAATGGGAATAAGATTTGTTCTGAATGCATCTCTAACTTAAGAAAGATGTGTAAagtgtgggggtgcctgagtcAGGTGGAGCTGACACGGGTAGGGAAGATGGCAGCTGCCTGAGACTCACACGTGTGGCCCAGGCCGTGTCCTCAGGACGAGCTGGGCTCCACGCATGTGCGTCGGGGGGGCATTCACTGTGGAGTGTGTTTAAAGTCAGCAGTTACAAAATTAGTTTAACTTTGCATTGTGTTTTCTAAATagctcctgctttgttttttaaattaaagaaaaaaattttatactaCCACAGGCTGGCCTACTAACAGAGAATGGGTGACCAACCTCTCATTTTACCATAATGCAGTGTGCTACAGAAAGTTTGAGGGAGGTTTGTAATGTAATTGCACTCTGATGAATTGGCTTGCACCAATCCCTGCCTTATGGTCTGTGGATACCTTCACAGAGTTCCATTGATGCAAAAGGGTCTTGTCCTAGCTCTCTGGTCTGATCAGTGCTATCAGATGGACAAATAAGTGTGAATGTTTTATATTGCAAATGGAAATGATACATTTCTCTTACTTGTGTTTTTCATAAAATGTAGCATTTCTTTCTTATGGAAACAAGAGTTTCCGTGTCTCCGTGTAGAGCAAATTCATGCACAT
The Lynx canadensis isolate LIC74 chromosome E2, mLynCan4.pri.v2, whole genome shotgun sequence genome window above contains:
- the DYNC1LI2 gene encoding cytoplasmic dynein 1 light intermediate chain 2 isoform X4, with the protein product MAPVGVEKKLLLGPNGPAVAAAGDLTSEEEEGQSLWSSILSEVSTRARSKLPSGKNILVFGEDGSGKTTLMTKLQGAEHGKKGRGLEYLYLSIHDEDRDDHTRCNVWILDGDLYHKGLLKFAVSAESLPETLVIFVADMSRPWTVMESLQKWASVLREHIDKMKIPPEEMRELERKFVKDFQDYIEPEEGCQGSPQRRGPLTSGPDEENVALPLGDNMLTHNLGIPVLVVCTKCDAVSVLEKEHDYRDEHFDFIQSHLRRFCLQYGAALIYTSVKEEKNLDLLYKYIVHKTYGFHFITPALVVEKDAVFIPAGWDNEKKIAILHENFTTVKPEDAYEDFIVKPPVRKLVHDKELAAEDEQVFLMKQQSLLAKQPATPTRASESPARGPSGSPRTQGRGGPASVPSASPGTSVKKPDPNIKNNAASEGVLASFFNSLLSKKTGSPGSPGAGGVQSAAKKSAKQDKRLC
- the DYNC1LI2 gene encoding cytoplasmic dynein 1 light intermediate chain 2 isoform X3, whose protein sequence is MAPVGVEKKLLLGPNGPAVAAAGDLTSEEEEGQSLWSSILSEVSTRARSKLPSGKNILVFGEDGSGKTTLMTKLQGAEHGKKGRGLEYLYLSIHDEDRDDHTRCNVWILDGDLYHKGLLKFAVSAESLPETLVIFVADMSRPWTVMESLQKWASVLREHIDKMKIPPEEMRELERKFVKDFQDYIEPEEGCQGSPQRRGPLTSGPDEENVALPLGDNMLTHNLGIPVLVVCTKCDAVSVLEKEHDYRDEHFDFIQSHLRRFCLQYGAALIYTSVKEEKNLDLLYKYIVHKTYGFHFITPALVVEKDAVFIPAGWDNEKKIAILHENFTTVKPEDAYEDFIVKPPVRKLVHDKELAAEDEQVFLMKQQSLLAKQPATPTRASESPARGPSGSPRTQGRGGPASVPSASPGTSVKKPDPNIKNNAASEGVLASFFNSLLSKKTGSPGSPGAGGVQSAAKKSGQKTVLTNVQEELDRMTRKPDSMVTNSSTENEA
- the DYNC1LI2 gene encoding cytoplasmic dynein 1 light intermediate chain 2 isoform X2 translates to MAPVGVEKKLLLGPNGPAVAAAGDLTSEEEEGQSLWSSILSEVSTRARSKLPSGKNILVFGEDGSGKTTLMTKLQGAEHGKKGRGLEYLYLSIHDEDRDDHTRCNVWILDGDLYHKGLLKFAVSAESLPETLVIFVADMSRPWTVMESLQKWASVLREHIDKMKIPPEEMRELERKFVKDFQDYIEPEEGCQGSPQRRGPLTSGPDEENVALPLGDNMLTHNLGIPVLVVCTKCDAVSVLEKEHDYRDEHFDFIQSHLRRFCLQYGAALIYTSVKEEKNLDLLYKYIVHKTYGFHFITPALVVEKDAVFIPAGWDNEKKIAILHENFTTVKPEDAYEDFIVKPPVRKLVHDKELAAEDEQVFLMKQQSLLAKQPATPTRASESPARGPSGSPRTQGRGGPASVPSASPGTSVKKPDPNIKNNAASEGVLASFFNSLLSKKTGSPGSPGAGGVQSAAKKSAKQVSTSPPCTEQYTLQHAGFFGTFKGGICIHWVLRN